One Pyxicephalus adspersus chromosome 3, UCB_Pads_2.0, whole genome shotgun sequence genomic window carries:
- the LOC140325335 gene encoding UDP-glucuronosyltransferase 2A1-like, protein MFCTGIFFLLLHTSFFNTVYAGKVLVWPTDASHFLNLKIILDNLANRSHEVTVLLYSAVLLPGADTNKDSSLRYEHFEVPFTKEENEKFLEEFLSLWIFDVPDMSYWAFYQKMKELVSKKQKLEKHMCDGVLKNKTLLKKLEDEKFDVLISDPLIPCGELIAEVLGLPFVYSLRFSMANSMERLCGHLPSPFSYVPGAMAELTDKMSFVERWKNINFYLFQDILFYFMYSRTWDGYYREALV, encoded by the exons ATGTTCTGTACTGGGATCTTTTTTCTGCTCCTCCACACAAGCTTCTTCAACACAGTTTATGCCGGGAAGGTTTTGGTGTGGCCCACAGATGctagtcattttttaaatctgaaaataatCCTGGATAACCTTGCTAATAGAAGCCATGAAGTTACAGTGCTGCTTTACTCAGCTGTTTTATTACCCGGGGCAGACACAAACAAAGACTCATCATTAAGATATGAACATTTTGAGGTGCCTTTTACAAAAGAGGAGAATGAAAAGTTTTTGGAAGAATTTCTAAGTCTGTGGATTTTTGATGTACCTGATATGTCCTACTGGGCATTCTATCAAAAAATGAAAGAGCTTGTGTCCAAGAAACAGAAGCTGGAAAAACATATGTGTGATGGGGTACTAAAGAACAAGACTTTGTTAAAGAAGCTAGAAGATGAGAAGTTTGATGTCTTGATTTCAGATCCTTTGATTCCATGTGGTGAACTCATTGCTGAAGTTCTTGGACTACCATTTGTTTATTCTTTAAGATTCTCAATGGCCAATTCAATGGAAAGACTATGTGGACATCTCCCATCTCCTTTTTCATATGTGCCTGGAGCCATGGCAGAACTCACTGATAAGATGTCTTTTGTAGAAAGATGgaaaaacataaatttttatctgtttcaagacattttattttattttatgtattctagAACCTGGGATGGTTATTACAGAGAAGCATTAG TATGA